In Zalophus californianus isolate mZalCal1 chromosome 17, mZalCal1.pri.v2, whole genome shotgun sequence, one DNA window encodes the following:
- the C17H19orf73 gene encoding LOW QUALITY PROTEIN: putative uncharacterized protein C19orf73 homolog (The sequence of the model RefSeq protein was modified relative to this genomic sequence to represent the inferred CDS: deleted 1 base in 1 codon; substituted 1 base at 1 genomic stop codon), whose product MHTRRGTAGPSWGSDTATAGVWSSREWAEEEDRRTGREGWTGGEAGVKVGFXGGGGFRRHALRLEGGVNAGSASAPCSAPLRPSRELHAASPPPTLMRVRPAGLPWRTKLMVRSTPPTQRPPTGSAASQDSSTGPQPPPWIYA is encoded by the exons ATGCACACCCGACGGGGGACAGCTGGCCCTAGCTGGGGGTCTGACACAGCCACGGCAGGTGTCTGGAGCTCCCGGGAATGGGCCGAGGAGGAGGAT CGCCGCACGGGACGCGAGGGCTGGACCGGCGGTGAGGCGGGAGTAAAGGTTGGATTTTAAGGCGGGGGCGGCTTCCGGAGACACGCGCTCAGGTTGGAAGGTGGGGTGAATGCCGGGTCGGCGAGTGCACCTTGTTCTGCA CCCCTGCGCCCATCTCGGGAACTGCACGCGGCATCCCCACCTCCCACGCTGATGAGAGTACGGCCCGCAGGGCTCCCCTGGCGAACGAAGCTTATGGTTCGCTCCACCCCGCCCACACAGAGGCCGCCCACCGGCTCTGCAGCTTCTCAGGACTCCTCT ACAGGGCCCCAGCCTCCGCCTTGGATTTATGCCTAG